A section of the Carya illinoinensis cultivar Pawnee chromosome 12, C.illinoinensisPawnee_v1, whole genome shotgun sequence genome encodes:
- the LOC122289238 gene encoding uncharacterized protein LOC122289238: MVYQHVSFQSNWDITGKEVSSFVLNILNNAGSLEGVNDTYIIMIPKIKNPTKVSDYKLISLCNVIYKVVAKVLSNLLKIMLPDIISVNQSAFVPCRAITDNIMVAYETLHSMSTRIQGRPAYIALKLNMSKAYDRVEWDFLSAVMCKMGFDNCTSDELHQVYFIFNPS, encoded by the coding sequence ATGGTTTACCAGCATGTTTCTTTTCAATCCAATTGGGACATCACAGGGAAGGAAGTATCAAGCTTTGTGCTCAACATCCTCAACAATGCAGGCTCTTTAGAGGGGGTAAATGACACCTACATAATCATGATCCCAAAGATCAAAAATCCCACCAAAGTCTCTGATTATAAGCTTATTAGCCTATGTAATGTAATTTACAAAGTGGTAGCAAAAGTGTTATCAAATCTGCTTAAAATTATGCTGCCTGACATTATTTCTGTGaatcaaagtgcatttgttCCATGTAGGGCCATAACAGATAACATCATGGTGGCATACGAGACTCTCCACTCCATGTCCACAAGAATACAAGGAAGGCCAGCTTATATAGCTTTAAAACTCAACATGAGCAAAGCTTATGATCGAGTGGAGTGGGATTTTCTATCTGCAGTGATGTGCAAAATGGGATTTGACAATTGCACTAGTGATGAACTGCATCAAGTCTATTTCATATTCAATCCTTCTTAA
- the LOC122289161 gene encoding terpene synthase 10-like has protein sequence MAYTTCLGVLDSIRNYRPPTLLTSKQSFSALTKGKGGNVPHPFQSMAPEENTNLDSTIVRRSANYHPTIWHYDYIQSLRSEYVGESFTQRIGKLRGEVAMMFHKVMEPLELIDILQRLGVSYHFEDEIRRILVLRYVHMKERQRELKKSLYATAVEFRLLRQHGYDVPQETFKSFINENGDFKEFLCVDIDGILALYEASFHLRQGESILEKARDFATKHLKEYVDQSKDQYLCMMVNHALELPLHWRVTRLEARWFIDAYRSREDMNSTLLELAELDFNMVQAVHQEDLKELSRWWRSTSLGDLSFSRDRVVENFLWAAGGLFEPQFGYERRMLTRLGTLVTVIDDVYDIYGTLEELELFTNAIERWDVNAMEQLPYYLQICFLSVFNTVNEMAFDTLKEKGCNIIWYMKKAWADLCRSYMVEANWFYNGHTPSLQEYLEYGWITITMSNILVHCYFFVTNPITEEALELLKEYPDIIRLSSFIIRLADDLGTSTDELKRGDNPKSIQCYMKDTGASEEDARQYMRSLISTTWKTINGERFAASPFSETFIKIAINMARVSQFMYQYGDGHGIGDRETKDRVQALFIHPIPIAKNR, from the exons ATGGCTTACACAACGTGTCTTGGTGTTCTTGATTCAATCCGAAATTACAGACCCCCTACCTTACTGACATCTAAACAATCCTTCTCAGCTTTAACAAAAGGGAAAGGTGGCAATGTACCTCATCCTTTCCAAAGCATGGCTCCTGAAGAAAACACAAATCTTGACTCTACTATTGTTCGACGTTCAGCAAATTACCATCCTACCATTTGGCATTATGATTACATCCAATCATTAAGAAGCGAATATGTG GGGGAGTCATTCACACAAAGGATCGGTAAGCTGAGGGGAGAAGTAGCAATGATGTTTCATAAAGTTATGGAGCCACTCGAGCTTATTGATATCTTGCAAAGACTTGGAGTATCATATCACTTTGAGGATGAAATAAGGAGGATATTGGTGTTGAGATATGTACATATGA AAGAAAGACAGCGTG AGTTA AAGAAAAGTTTATATGCCACAGCTGTTGAGTTTAGACTATTGAGACAACATGGATATGATGTACCTCAAG AGACTTTCAAAAGTTTCATCAATGAAAATGGGGATTTCAAAGAATTTCTTTGTGTTGATATCGATGGAATTCTAGCTTTGTACGAAGCCTCGTTCCACCTGAGACAAGGTGAAAGTATTTTGGAGAAAGCAAGAGACTTTGCAACCAAACATCTTAAAGAGTACGTGgatcaaagcaaagatcaatATCTTTGTATGATGGTGAATCACGCCCTAGAGCTTCCATTGCATTGGAGAGTGACAAGGTTGGAAGCGCGGTGGTTCATTGATGCATATAGGAGCAGAGAAGATATGAACTCTACCTTGCTTGAGCTTGCAGAATTGGATTTTAATATGGTACAAGCAGTCCACCAAGAAGATCTAAAAGAACTATCAAG GTGGTGGAGGAGCACTAGCCTTGGAGATTTGAGCTTTTCAAGGGATAGGGTGGTGGAGAATTTTCTATGGGCAGCAGGAGGATTATTTGAACCACAATTTGGATATGAGAGGAGAATGTTAACAAGGCTTGGTACATTAGTGACAGTAATAGATGATGTCTACGATATCTACGGCACCTTAGAAGAACTTGAGCTCTTCACGAATGCTATTGAGAG ATGGGATGTCAATGCTATGGAACAACTTCCATATTACCTACAGATTTGTTTCCTTTCCGTCTTTAACACAGTTAATGAAATGGCTTTTGACACTCTCAAGGAAAAGGGATGCAACATCATTTGGTACATGAAAAAGGC ATGGGCAGATCTATGTAGATCATATATGGTGGAGGCAAACTGGTTTTACAATGGGCATACACCAAGCCTTCAAGAATACCTTGAATATGGATGGATCACAATAACAATGTCAAATATACTAGTTCATTGTTATTTTTTCGTCACAAATCCCATAACAGAGGAAGCCCTGGAATTACTGAAAGAGTATCCCGATATAATTCGTTTGTCATCATTCATTATTCGGCTAGCAGATGATCTCGGAACATCTACG GACGAGTTAAAGAGGGGGGATAATCCTAAATCAATCCAATGCTACATGAAAGATACCGGTGCTAGCGAGGAAGATGCTCGTCAATACATGAGGTCCTTGATTAGTACAACATGGAAGACAATTAATGGAGAACGCTTTGCAGCTTCTCCATTCTCTGAAACATTTATTAAGATCGCAATTAACATGGCAAGGGTATCCCAATTCATGTACCAGTATGGAGATGGTCATGGCATTGGAGATCGCGAGACTAAGGACCGCGTGCAAGCGTTGTTTATTCATCCCATTCCTATAGCAAAGAATAGATGA